One stretch of Schlesneria sp. DSM 10557 DNA includes these proteins:
- the glnD gene encoding [protein-PII] uridylyltransferase, translating into MDGLRQQARKHFEQGATGLQTAAYLSQHLDAFLTQVFQEVLSEADPALVETLRGQTALVATGGTARGDVCPYSDIDLLFLHSPSCTSQFEKIASQVQRDLWDSGLKIGASVRTVADSLSWARQEIQFATSLVDTRLLWGNQAIFGQLQVRFARTIIKSRSSEFLAEVSATRSKERAEFGASTQQLEPDVKRSVGGLRDLHFIRWVGFALYGSGEIDALQRHGALNAEDARRLSQAHEFLIAIRINLHFAANKEQDTLSRDDQLRIARSRNIPAIDGLRPVERFMQEYFQHSSFIADVARQFMEQTQHKKILDQAFDFLMSYRVDEIYRVGPEQIDIPRGRTRRAVCGNLERVLHLYLTAARYGRTVAPRLAAMIKSEKIKTPAVLSPDASQLFLELLKTTGKLGEALRGLHENGVLEAVLPCFQHIRCLLQFNQYHHYTVDEHTLRAIEAAEGFLGDTGAVGRAYREIHHKELLHLSILLHDAGKGYEEDHSEVGRRIAADVAVRLGLPAHQRELVMFLVHRHLKMADLALRRDINDPAVLLKFSHEVGSPESLRMLYVLTAADISAVGPGVWTQWKAELTTTLYERTMLWLSGKSHLFDEPTRLMAIKEQVAKLIAGAEPIEPSNGTTPSDQNEDSLAEELDQFPAHYLLETPPARIADDYRLIQSCGPDQILVEAVYDAETSTVEYRIITHERLASGCFHKVSGVLSAKRLVILSAAIYTTQDGVIIDVFRVRDTDHVGEIPGWRVDELAIAIRKVLRGEAEVETLLRSRGKFALSALSGPVSDLPMRVVIDNESSDRYTIIDVFAHDRPGLLYAITKVLYELKLSVVLAKIATHFDQVLDVFFVTDADNGKITAGDRLTEIPEVLTKQLASFEESARDEH; encoded by the coding sequence GTGGACGGGCTGAGACAACAGGCCCGTAAACATTTTGAGCAGGGTGCGACGGGCCTGCAGACAGCGGCCTATCTGTCTCAGCACCTCGATGCCTTCCTGACACAGGTGTTTCAAGAAGTCTTGTCGGAAGCCGATCCTGCGCTGGTCGAAACGTTGCGTGGGCAGACTGCTCTCGTTGCAACAGGCGGAACAGCAAGAGGCGATGTCTGTCCCTATTCGGATATCGACCTGCTGTTTCTGCACTCACCCTCCTGCACGTCACAGTTTGAAAAGATCGCGTCACAGGTGCAGCGAGATCTGTGGGATTCCGGTCTCAAAATCGGTGCCAGCGTGCGCACGGTGGCCGATTCACTTTCGTGGGCCCGGCAGGAAATTCAGTTCGCCACTTCACTTGTCGATACGCGACTGCTGTGGGGAAATCAGGCGATTTTCGGGCAATTGCAGGTGCGATTCGCTCGTACGATCATCAAATCTCGCTCCAGTGAGTTCCTGGCCGAAGTCTCGGCGACCCGCAGCAAGGAAAGAGCCGAGTTCGGGGCTTCCACTCAGCAACTCGAACCGGATGTGAAACGTTCGGTCGGCGGACTGCGGGATCTGCATTTCATTCGTTGGGTCGGTTTCGCGTTGTACGGCAGCGGCGAAATTGACGCGTTACAGCGTCACGGTGCGCTCAATGCCGAAGATGCCCGCCGGCTTTCGCAAGCCCATGAATTCCTCATTGCCATCCGCATCAATTTGCACTTCGCTGCGAATAAAGAGCAAGACACACTCTCTCGCGATGATCAGTTAAGGATTGCCCGGTCTCGGAACATTCCTGCAATTGACGGTCTGCGGCCGGTCGAGCGGTTCATGCAGGAATATTTTCAGCACAGTTCGTTTATCGCGGACGTCGCGCGTCAGTTCATGGAGCAGACACAGCATAAGAAGATTCTGGATCAGGCCTTCGATTTCCTGATGTCCTATCGCGTCGACGAGATCTATCGCGTGGGGCCGGAACAGATCGACATTCCCCGTGGTCGCACCCGCCGGGCTGTTTGCGGAAATCTCGAACGGGTGCTTCATCTGTATCTGACCGCCGCCCGTTATGGACGGACGGTCGCGCCTCGGCTGGCTGCCATGATCAAGAGTGAAAAGATCAAGACGCCAGCAGTTCTATCGCCCGATGCGTCTCAACTGTTTCTTGAACTGTTGAAGACCACGGGAAAATTGGGAGAGGCTCTACGCGGTCTGCACGAGAATGGCGTGCTTGAAGCGGTTCTTCCGTGCTTCCAGCATATTCGCTGTCTGCTTCAGTTCAATCAGTATCATCATTACACCGTGGACGAGCATACTCTGCGGGCGATCGAAGCGGCAGAAGGGTTTCTGGGTGACACGGGGGCGGTGGGACGGGCCTATCGGGAAATCCATCATAAAGAATTACTTCACCTATCCATCCTGCTGCATGATGCGGGAAAAGGTTACGAAGAAGATCATAGTGAGGTAGGACGTCGGATTGCTGCGGACGTCGCCGTACGACTCGGATTGCCTGCTCATCAGCGTGAACTGGTCATGTTTCTGGTCCATCGTCACTTGAAGATGGCCGACCTGGCTCTGCGACGGGATATCAATGATCCGGCAGTTCTGCTGAAGTTCAGTCACGAGGTCGGTAGTCCTGAATCACTTCGAATGCTGTATGTTCTGACTGCGGCAGACATCTCTGCAGTGGGCCCGGGAGTCTGGACGCAGTGGAAAGCCGAACTGACCACGACGTTGTACGAACGGACCATGCTGTGGCTCAGCGGAAAAAGTCATCTGTTCGATGAACCGACCCGGTTAATGGCAATCAAGGAACAGGTCGCGAAGCTGATTGCCGGGGCTGAACCGATCGAGCCTTCCAATGGAACGACTCCGTCGGACCAGAATGAAGATTCACTGGCCGAAGAACTCGATCAGTTTCCGGCCCATTACCTGCTGGAGACTCCTCCTGCCCGGATCGCAGACGATTACCGACTGATCCAGTCATGCGGCCCCGATCAGATCCTTGTCGAAGCGGTTTATGATGCCGAGACGTCCACTGTCGAGTATCGCATCATCACGCATGAGCGACTGGCATCGGGCTGCTTCCACAAAGTCTCAGGAGTGTTGTCTGCAAAGCGGCTGGTGATTCTGTCCGCCGCAATTTATACGACGCAGGACGGCGTGATCATCGATGTGTTCCGGGTGCGTGACACGGACCATGTCGGCGAGATTCCCGGCTGGCGTGTCGATGAACTGGCCATAGCGATTCGCAAGGTCCTGCGCGGTGAGGCAGAGGTCGAAACCCTGCTGAGGTCACGAGGCAAATTTGCGCTGTCGGCACTGAGCGGTCCGGTGTCCGACCTGCCGATGCGCGTCGTGATCGACAATGAGTCGTCAGACCGGTACACGATCATCGATGTTTTTGCACACGATCGTCCGGGCTTGTTGTACGCCATTACCAAAGTGTTGTATGAGCTGAAGCTGAGCGTGGTGCTGGCAAAGATTGCCACGCACTTCGATCAAGTGCTGGACGTGTTCTTCGTGACGGATGCTGATAACGGGAAGATCACCGCAGGAGACCGTCTGACCGAAATCCCCGAAGTCCTTACGAAGCAACTGGCAAGTTTTGAAGAATCCGCACGAGATGAACACTAA
- a CDS encoding A24 family peptidase has product MSLILTALFAFLVSSGLAWWFEWLSFHERQSLNLPLPTPRARRLRRIVVVIASALLFVLFHWASIENGCLETPEVQPSGTGRTLRLVFHLTLLAFLVVATSIDFDCYMIPDWITLPGTLIGLLGATLIGEAQICHLWVDWTVSIPQLRGPYIPAWYDAHRHWHGLAWSLAGMITGAGLTWSARKVSSLVLGQEAMGTGDITLMAMIGSYLGWQATTLVFLLAPLLGLTVGVVIRTVSGKTYLPYGPWLSLGAAVVLFSWSFFWGQTRMIFSDWLSIVTLGGVGSIGFVTLLALVQLYKSIPARGRST; this is encoded by the coding sequence GTGTCTCTCATTCTGACTGCACTCTTCGCCTTTTTAGTCAGCAGCGGGCTCGCGTGGTGGTTCGAATGGCTGAGTTTCCATGAGCGGCAGTCGCTGAATCTTCCTCTGCCCACCCCACGAGCCCGTCGCCTGAGAAGAATTGTGGTGGTGATCGCCAGCGCGTTGCTTTTCGTGCTCTTCCATTGGGCATCAATCGAGAATGGGTGTCTCGAGACGCCGGAAGTCCAACCATCCGGGACCGGTCGGACATTGCGCTTGGTCTTTCACCTGACCCTGCTCGCATTTCTCGTCGTCGCGACGTCGATCGATTTTGACTGCTACATGATTCCGGATTGGATCACCTTACCCGGGACACTGATCGGACTACTGGGAGCAACGCTGATCGGCGAAGCTCAGATCTGTCACTTGTGGGTTGACTGGACGGTCTCCATCCCGCAACTCAGGGGGCCTTATATCCCCGCATGGTACGACGCCCATCGACACTGGCACGGGCTGGCCTGGAGTCTGGCCGGAATGATCACCGGGGCAGGACTGACCTGGAGTGCGAGGAAAGTCAGTTCGCTCGTCCTGGGACAGGAAGCGATGGGAACCGGAGACATCACTCTCATGGCCATGATCGGCAGTTACCTGGGCTGGCAGGCGACGACACTGGTCTTTCTACTCGCCCCCCTGTTGGGACTGACGGTCGGCGTGGTGATTCGGACCGTCTCGGGCAAGACATACCTCCCCTACGGACCCTGGCTCAGCCTGGGGGCGGCCGTGGTGTTATTCAGTTGGAGCTTTTTCTGGGGTCAAACCCGCATGATTTTCAGTGACTGGCTGAGCATCGTTACCCTGGGGGGCGTTGGCAGCATCGGCTTCGTTACGTTGCTGGCCCTGGTACAGCTCTACAAGTCGATCCCCGCACGAGGTCGATCGACGTGA
- the lnt gene encoding apolipoprotein N-acyltransferase, which produces MATVTMRETRNDSDRSVRQIIASARSVRKQAKSRVGLVGALGMSCLSGLLLWLCFTPVDASPLAWFATIPLLLLVRIPDRTGWMYPSIYVGSLISQLATLQWMRLGDPTMYIAWIALSIYLAFYAVAFVLISRVAVHRCALPLALVGPAVWTGLEYLRAHLMTGFAWYFLGHSQYRWLELIQVSDIVGAYGVSFLIVMTSAALALMVPHRWLIRLNLVLPSTGPVTASGLTLSDLVQVTATFSVFASVLVYGYVRRGQADFQPGPRMALIQGNFVASLREEPASQDDIYLTHLRLNARAVREQAQVIVWPEAMFPWPLMTPAEELSNDQLRELVPTVNPAMWRDTTVRSVLTEESQRSGAALIFGIHSAEAKPGIVSQHNSAVFVRPDVGIAGRYDKIHLVPFGEYIPLVNVLPFLKAFSPYNESHGLSAGKSAAIFEYLGWRMAPVICFEDTVPHLVRTIVASGSDFERGQPVDVLVNMTNDGWFHGSSELDQHLITAAFRAVECRTPVVRAVNTGISAVIDGDGAIREPDVFIDGDARKNGDAPPRTTLRDPKTGAWHKNLNAAVIQTVPLDARRSLYVQYGDWFAALCAAAALGFGLFGFVPTRKVRESTPSLA; this is translated from the coding sequence ATGGCGACGGTCACAATGAGAGAAACCAGGAACGATTCCGATCGATCGGTACGCCAGATCATCGCTTCGGCCCGGTCGGTCCGGAAGCAGGCGAAATCGCGGGTCGGCCTGGTCGGTGCCCTGGGGATGTCGTGCCTGTCGGGACTGCTGCTATGGCTTTGCTTCACTCCTGTTGATGCCAGTCCGCTGGCGTGGTTCGCCACGATTCCGCTGCTGCTCCTCGTCAGGATCCCGGATCGGACGGGATGGATGTATCCTTCAATCTATGTCGGAAGCCTGATCAGTCAACTGGCAACTTTGCAGTGGATGCGGCTGGGTGATCCCACGATGTACATCGCGTGGATTGCCCTTTCGATCTACCTCGCATTTTATGCCGTCGCATTTGTACTGATCTCACGCGTCGCCGTGCACCGATGTGCGTTGCCGCTCGCCCTGGTTGGTCCGGCTGTCTGGACCGGCCTGGAATATCTCAGAGCTCATCTGATGACCGGATTCGCGTGGTACTTCCTCGGGCACTCGCAGTACCGCTGGCTGGAACTGATTCAGGTGAGTGACATTGTGGGGGCGTACGGTGTCAGCTTTTTGATCGTCATGACTTCGGCGGCGCTGGCATTGATGGTGCCCCATCGCTGGTTGATTCGCCTCAATCTGGTTCTGCCGTCAACCGGACCAGTAACCGCTTCCGGATTGACGCTGTCTGATCTGGTCCAAGTCACGGCGACCTTCAGTGTGTTTGCCTCCGTTCTGGTCTACGGGTACGTTCGAAGGGGGCAGGCCGACTTTCAGCCCGGTCCACGCATGGCGTTGATTCAAGGGAATTTTGTGGCGTCGCTGCGAGAAGAACCAGCGTCGCAGGATGACATCTATCTTACGCATCTTCGACTGAATGCCCGCGCTGTCCGTGAGCAGGCACAGGTGATTGTCTGGCCGGAAGCGATGTTTCCCTGGCCCTTAATGACGCCCGCAGAAGAACTGTCGAATGACCAACTGCGGGAACTGGTTCCGACAGTGAATCCCGCGATGTGGCGTGATACCACGGTCCGCTCTGTTCTGACGGAAGAGAGTCAGCGCTCGGGTGCCGCGTTGATTTTCGGGATCCACTCCGCCGAAGCCAAGCCGGGAATCGTCTCGCAGCATAACTCGGCCGTCTTTGTCCGTCCTGACGTCGGCATCGCCGGACGTTATGACAAGATTCACCTTGTCCCGTTCGGTGAGTATATCCCACTCGTGAACGTGCTTCCGTTCCTGAAAGCGTTCTCGCCCTATAATGAATCGCACGGATTGTCGGCGGGAAAATCGGCCGCGATCTTTGAATATCTGGGCTGGCGAATGGCACCGGTGATCTGCTTCGAGGACACCGTGCCGCACCTGGTGCGAACGATCGTCGCATCGGGTTCTGATTTTGAACGGGGGCAGCCGGTCGATGTTCTGGTCAACATGACGAATGACGGATGGTTCCATGGTTCCAGTGAGTTGGATCAGCACTTGATTACTGCGGCGTTTCGCGCCGTTGAGTGTCGCACTCCGGTGGTGCGCGCTGTGAATACCGGGATTTCTGCGGTGATTGATGGGGACGGAGCGATTCGCGAACCGGACGTGTTCATTGATGGTGACGCACGCAAGAACGGTGACGCCCCTCCCCGGACCACACTGCGCGATCCCAAGACAGGGGCCTGGCACAAGAACCTGAACGCCGCGGTCATCCAGACGGTTCCTTTGGATGCTCGCCGCAGTCTGTATGTGCAGTACGGTGACTGGTTCGCCGCGCTGTGTGCCGCTGCGGCACTGGGCTTCGGTCTGTTCGGCTTTGTTCCGACTCGAAAAGTTAGGGAATCGACGCCGTCTCTGGCCTAA
- a CDS encoding P-II family nitrogen regulator, translating to MKKVEAVIRHYKLEEVKNALTQAGIQGMTVTEVRGFGRQRGHKETYRGAEYTVDFLPKVKLEVVVADADVTKAIKTISDVARTGQIGDGKIFITSLEEIVRIRTGETGPEAI from the coding sequence GTGAAGAAGGTTGAAGCGGTGATTCGCCACTACAAATTGGAAGAGGTCAAAAACGCGCTGACGCAGGCAGGAATCCAGGGGATGACTGTGACGGAAGTGCGTGGTTTCGGTCGGCAACGCGGCCATAAAGAAACTTACCGTGGTGCGGAATACACGGTCGACTTCCTGCCCAAAGTGAAGCTCGAAGTTGTCGTGGCGGACGCGGACGTCACCAAGGCGATCAAAACCATTTCTGATGTCGCACGAACGGGTCAGATTGGTGACGGCAAGATCTTCATCACCAGTCTCGAAGAAATTGTCCGCATCCGCACGGGTGAAACTGGTCCGGAAGCGATCTGA
- a CDS encoding DUF1559 domain-containing protein, translated as MYKVPASLTFLLLSISLMAGCGEQKKAAVTDSDQAGERAIKPAASPSDHNEPAVATKAETPGQTPAKDASETANSLKPTGGESTATTAQTQESPVRTPPKPLTEAVFLPDNLVGISVLHPKAYFETKMGRLLIELGFETESGTPSDLLRRLGLKFSDLERVTVAIDQSLVTGIAQQVGLPVANLAAPAPQGDHQYQNAMKQIALAFHNYHDTFGKFPRANGDGDGRKTGLSWRVHLLPFLEQAPLYNEFHLDEPWDSDHNKTLIALMPAIFESPGVTEEGHTAFHVFTGENTPFHGDSGTHLSLITDGTSNTVLAIQSAPDKAEIWTKPGGLEVDLASPRDSLGEDPEEGFLVAMGDGQVLRLPVGIDDKTLAAIIHPRDGAVVDLNKWKVNSPKTPPLPTTIIELSREVPQAELVKSVLGESKEETFEGVSYSRNQSTAVWFPATQTVVVAPIEAVKQMISAKQAGKSSTSPLVKELNLAASISAAVDLESQASILGFLAQFNPMLGMVSEVKTIAMQFSGTGDPADPMLALDITATSSEKAASLFGISSMALNQGKMNIAQAPLAPNASNEDREMMALTKQLVASTTLEQLGEKIHFGVPVPKNFDQMPEIMKPALVSGQKTARMAIQMTAIREIGLGFHQYHDVHGAFPSASRVLPGKPKGLSWRVALLPYIGQKELYDQFNLGEAWDSEHNKLLIEKMPEVFKSKDVTEPGKTAMHVFVGAGAPFADDAAPPIPDFSDGASNTILAVLAGPDKAEIWTKPGGLDFDPENPIAALGDLTTDSFIAQMADGRVITLNKKTPAEQLRRLIQIADGEMVR; from the coding sequence ATGTACAAAGTTCCCGCGAGTTTGACGTTTCTCTTACTGTCGATCAGTCTAATGGCAGGCTGCGGAGAGCAGAAAAAAGCTGCCGTGACGGACAGCGACCAGGCAGGCGAACGAGCGATAAAGCCGGCGGCGTCCCCATCCGATCACAACGAACCCGCTGTGGCAACGAAGGCTGAGACCCCCGGTCAAACCCCTGCGAAGGATGCGTCTGAGACCGCGAATTCATTGAAACCGACCGGCGGGGAGTCTACGGCGACGACAGCGCAAACCCAGGAGTCGCCTGTTCGCACGCCGCCAAAGCCGCTCACTGAAGCCGTCTTTCTTCCGGACAATCTAGTCGGCATTTCGGTCCTTCACCCCAAGGCGTACTTTGAGACCAAAATGGGGCGATTGCTGATTGAGCTGGGATTTGAGACTGAGTCGGGTACTCCCAGCGATCTGCTGCGCCGGCTGGGGCTCAAGTTCTCTGACCTCGAACGAGTCACCGTCGCGATCGATCAATCGCTGGTGACGGGGATCGCACAGCAGGTCGGCCTCCCGGTTGCAAATCTGGCCGCGCCGGCACCGCAAGGTGACCACCAGTACCAAAACGCGATGAAGCAGATTGCGCTGGCCTTTCACAATTACCACGACACATTCGGGAAGTTTCCTCGCGCGAATGGGGACGGAGACGGACGTAAAACGGGGTTGAGCTGGCGTGTCCATCTTCTTCCGTTCCTTGAGCAGGCCCCTCTTTACAATGAATTCCATCTGGACGAACCGTGGGACAGTGACCACAACAAAACTCTGATTGCTCTGATGCCCGCGATTTTTGAATCGCCGGGAGTGACAGAAGAAGGCCATACGGCATTTCATGTCTTCACGGGCGAGAATACGCCCTTCCATGGGGATTCCGGGACCCATCTCTCTCTCATTACGGATGGAACGTCGAATACCGTTCTGGCGATACAGTCGGCCCCTGACAAGGCTGAGATCTGGACGAAACCCGGAGGATTGGAAGTGGACCTGGCTTCACCGCGCGATTCTTTGGGTGAAGACCCCGAAGAAGGTTTTCTGGTCGCCATGGGAGACGGTCAAGTGCTTCGACTACCTGTAGGTATCGATGACAAAACTCTTGCCGCAATTATCCACCCCCGGGACGGAGCGGTCGTTGATTTAAACAAATGGAAGGTCAACTCGCCCAAGACGCCCCCGCTACCGACAACGATCATCGAACTGTCGCGAGAGGTTCCCCAGGCGGAACTGGTGAAATCGGTTCTCGGTGAGTCGAAGGAAGAGACTTTTGAAGGGGTGAGTTACTCGCGAAATCAATCGACGGCCGTCTGGTTCCCCGCGACTCAAACGGTCGTCGTGGCACCGATTGAGGCTGTGAAACAGATGATCTCGGCGAAACAGGCGGGCAAGAGCAGTACCTCGCCACTCGTCAAGGAACTGAATCTGGCTGCCAGCATCAGTGCTGCTGTCGATCTCGAATCCCAGGCGTCGATTCTGGGCTTTCTCGCCCAGTTTAACCCGATGCTCGGCATGGTGTCGGAGGTCAAGACGATTGCGATGCAGTTCTCGGGAACGGGTGATCCTGCAGATCCCATGCTGGCGCTGGACATCACGGCAACGAGTTCTGAAAAAGCGGCAAGCCTGTTCGGCATTTCGTCGATGGCCCTGAACCAGGGAAAAATGAATATCGCACAGGCGCCATTGGCTCCCAATGCGAGTAACGAAGACCGCGAGATGATGGCGCTGACGAAGCAGCTTGTTGCCTCTACGACGCTGGAACAGCTTGGCGAAAAAATTCACTTCGGCGTGCCAGTTCCCAAGAATTTCGATCAGATGCCAGAGATCATGAAGCCCGCTTTGGTTTCGGGACAAAAGACGGCGCGCATGGCGATCCAGATGACCGCTATCCGTGAGATCGGTCTGGGTTTTCACCAGTATCATGATGTTCATGGCGCGTTCCCGTCGGCCAGTCGCGTGCTGCCCGGCAAACCGAAGGGCCTTAGCTGGCGCGTGGCTCTGCTGCCCTACATCGGTCAGAAGGAACTCTACGACCAGTTCAACCTGGGCGAAGCCTGGGATAGTGAGCACAACAAGCTGCTGATCGAGAAAATGCCTGAGGTGTTCAAGTCAAAAGATGTCACTGAACCCGGTAAAACAGCCATGCATGTCTTTGTCGGTGCCGGAGCTCCATTTGCAGACGATGCCGCCCCCCCTATCCCTGATTTTTCCGATGGGGCTTCCAACACCATTCTCGCCGTTCTCGCAGGTCCTGATAAAGCGGAAATCTGGACCAAGCCGGGGGGCCTCGACTTTGACCCTGAGAACCCGATCGCTGCGCTCGGGGATCTGACAACCGATAGCTTCATTGCTCAAATGGCTGACGGTAGAGTAATCACCCTGAACAAGAAGACCCCCGCAGAGCAGTTACGACGCCTGATCCAGATTGCTGACGGTGAAATGGTTCGGTAG
- a CDS encoding ammonium transporter has protein sequence MTFRHWTALSFVVLCCSLPSIGLAQEVAVEITEAAAPAAAPAFNSGDIAWMLTSSALVLMMTAPGLALFYGGLVRKKNILSVMMQCITLMGLMSVIWALYGYSLCFGDSVGGMGLIGDFKYALLKGVSPYWNESLKQAVHPMYGETGIPRSIHMVFQMMFFIITPALICGAFAERMKFSSMVLFSILWGTFVYCPVAHWVWSDFGWCSEFNPSAKFKAYDFAGGTVVHITSGISALVCALLLGKRLGFGQEPMPPHNLTYTYIGATMLWVGWFGFNAGSAGAADLRAANAFVTTQMAAAAGTLAWAGLEWLLRGKPSILGACSGAVAGLVCVTPASGSATPISGICLGLAAGMVCFFACTTMKNKFGYDDSLDAFGVHGVGGTLGALLTGVFATRAVIPGTTEPCGLLEGNPAQLVNQAIGAGAAMLLAIVGTVIILKLVDAVNGLRVTQTGEMQGLDIHDHGEEGYIFY, from the coding sequence GTGACGTTCAGACACTGGACCGCGCTTTCCTTCGTTGTTTTATGCTGCAGCCTGCCATCGATCGGTTTAGCGCAGGAAGTTGCTGTTGAAATCACCGAAGCGGCGGCGCCCGCTGCCGCTCCCGCATTCAATTCGGGTGACATCGCCTGGATGCTGACGTCGTCAGCATTAGTGCTGATGATGACAGCACCCGGTCTGGCGTTGTTTTACGGCGGCCTCGTCCGGAAGAAGAATATTCTCAGTGTGATGATGCAATGCATCACCCTCATGGGATTGATGTCGGTGATTTGGGCCTTGTACGGGTACAGCCTCTGTTTCGGAGACTCTGTCGGAGGGATGGGGCTGATCGGAGATTTCAAGTATGCCCTGCTGAAGGGAGTCTCTCCTTATTGGAACGAAAGCCTCAAGCAGGCAGTGCATCCGATGTACGGGGAAACCGGGATCCCTCGATCGATTCACATGGTCTTTCAGATGATGTTCTTTATCATCACTCCCGCGCTGATTTGCGGAGCTTTTGCCGAACGAATGAAGTTCAGCTCGATGGTGCTGTTTTCCATTCTCTGGGGAACCTTCGTCTATTGCCCCGTGGCCCACTGGGTCTGGTCTGATTTTGGCTGGTGTTCGGAATTCAATCCGAGTGCGAAGTTTAAGGCGTACGACTTTGCGGGCGGAACCGTGGTGCATATCACTTCCGGAATCTCTGCCCTCGTCTGTGCCCTGCTGCTGGGAAAGCGACTTGGATTTGGACAAGAGCCCATGCCGCCGCACAATCTGACTTACACCTATATTGGTGCCACCATGCTGTGGGTCGGCTGGTTTGGCTTTAACGCAGGGAGTGCTGGTGCTGCCGATCTGCGCGCTGCAAATGCTTTCGTAACGACCCAAATGGCGGCCGCGGCGGGGACGCTCGCCTGGGCCGGGCTGGAATGGTTGCTCCGTGGTAAGCCCAGCATTCTGGGGGCGTGTTCCGGTGCCGTAGCGGGGCTGGTCTGTGTGACGCCCGCCAGTGGTTCAGCAACCCCGATTAGCGGGATCTGTCTGGGGCTGGCCGCCGGAATGGTCTGTTTCTTTGCATGCACGACCATGAAGAACAAGTTTGGCTACGATGACTCTCTGGACGCATTTGGTGTCCATGGCGTGGGCGGAACTCTGGGCGCACTTTTGACCGGCGTGTTCGCGACTCGAGCTGTCATCCCCGGTACCACCGAACCTTGCGGCCTGCTCGAAGGAAATCCGGCACAGCTCGTGAACCAGGCGATCGGTGCGGGAGCCGCCATGCTGCTGGCGATTGTCGGGACGGTGATCATTCTCAAGCTTGTCGACGCCGTAAATGGTCTCCGTGTCACCCAGACCGGTGAGATGCAGGGGCTGGATATTCATGACCATGGCGAAGAAGGTTACATCTTCTATTGA
- a CDS encoding amidohydrolase: MQINRRDFMTSSLIAAAGLTNTLGTIASVANEKGDKFPIIDAHTHFYDPSRPEGIPWPSKEDSALYRTVLPPEFRRATAPYGVTGTVIIEASPWVEDNQWLLDLADGDPFVAGIVGNLSPGEESFGKLLTRFSKNPLYRGIRIGSDLLAHGLEKPSFLADLRKMNDADLQLDVNGGIESLPLVDRLAKLLPDFRIAINHLANVRIDGKEPPAEWSRGLKDCAAHQNVFLKVSALTEGARTAEHQPPVETEYYRPILETAWKTFGEDRLIYGSDWPVSDRAAPYKVVIQIVREFFRDKGQTATEKFFAKNATVAYGLRART, encoded by the coding sequence ATGCAGATCAATCGCCGCGATTTTATGACCTCCAGTTTGATCGCCGCTGCGGGACTGACTAACACCCTGGGCACGATCGCAAGCGTGGCCAACGAAAAAGGCGACAAGTTTCCTATCATTGATGCGCATACGCACTTTTATGACCCCTCACGTCCTGAGGGTATTCCCTGGCCATCAAAAGAAGATTCCGCACTTTACCGCACAGTGCTCCCCCCGGAGTTTCGTCGAGCCACCGCCCCTTATGGAGTTACCGGCACGGTCATCATCGAAGCCAGTCCGTGGGTTGAGGACAACCAATGGCTGCTCGATCTGGCGGATGGGGACCCGTTCGTAGCAGGGATCGTTGGAAATCTGTCACCGGGTGAAGAATCGTTCGGAAAACTGCTGACCCGCTTCTCGAAGAATCCCCTTTATCGTGGTATCCGGATTGGCTCTGATCTCCTCGCCCACGGATTAGAGAAACCGTCGTTTCTCGCCGATCTCCGAAAGATGAACGACGCCGACCTGCAACTCGATGTGAATGGCGGAATCGAGTCGCTGCCGCTGGTGGACCGATTGGCGAAGCTGCTTCCCGATTTCCGTATCGCCATTAATCATCTCGCCAACGTTCGTATCGACGGGAAGGAACCTCCCGCGGAATGGTCACGTGGGCTAAAGGATTGCGCTGCCCATCAGAATGTGTTCCTCAAAGTTTCAGCCCTGACGGAAGGAGCACGGACAGCAGAACACCAGCCCCCCGTCGAAACAGAGTACTATCGCCCGATTCTGGAGACCGCCTGGAAGACGTTCGGTGAGGATCGTCTGATTTACGGCAGCGACTGGCCGGTGAGCGATCGGGCTGCTCCGTACAAAGTCGTGATCCAGATCGTGAGAGAATTCTTCCGCGATAAGGGGCAGACCGCTACCGAAAAGTTCTTCGCCAAAAATGCGACGGTCGCGTATGGATTACGGGCACGAACATAG